Proteins found in one Quercus robur chromosome 2, dhQueRobu3.1, whole genome shotgun sequence genomic segment:
- the LOC126714085 gene encoding plasmodesmata-located protein 7, which translates to MGRRRRSSSSSFLSLFIFLVSFTSLPIPSLSSDTDTFVFGGCTQQKYTQNSPYESNLNSLLTSLVNSATYSSYNNYTITASTPQDTLYGLYQCRGDLSMPDCATCVARSVTQFGVLCPQTCGGAVQLQGCYVKYDNATFLGVEDKTVVLKKCGPSIGYDDDAMSRRDAVLGALASSGGPYRVGGSGEVQGVAQCVGDLSSGECQDCVSEAIGRLKSDCGGAVYGDMFLAKCYARYQTGNAHSIYSKAHHDKSTTDGEKTFAIIIGLLTGVALLIIFLTFIRKVFEGPGK; encoded by the exons atgggaagaagaagaagaagctcaaGCTCATCATTTCTatcactcttcatcttccttgtCTCATTCACTTCTCTCCCcattccttctctctcttccgACACAGACACCTTTGTCTTCGGAGGCTGCACTCAACAAAAATACACACAAAACTCACCCTACGAATCCAACCTCAACTCCCTCCTCACCTCTCTTGTAAACTCAGCCACCTACAGTTCCTACAACAACTACACCATCACTGCCTCAACCCCACAAGACACACTCTACGGCCTTTACCAATGCCGTGGTGACCTTTCCATGCCTGACTGTGCAACTTGTGTGGCTCGCTCGGTCACCCAATTCGGCGTTTTGTGCCCCCAAACTTGCGGTGGAGCCGTACAGCTTCAAGGGTGTTATGTCAAGTACGATAATGCTACGTTTCTAGGTGTGGAGGACAAGACTGTGGTGTTGAAGAAATGTGGACCGTCGATTGGGTATGATGATGATGCTATGAGCCGTAGAGATGCGGTGTTGGGTGCTTTGGCTAGCTCTGGAGGGCCATATAGGGTTGGGGGGTCCGGTGAGGTACAAGGTGTGGCACAGTGTGTTGGGGATTTGAGCTCGGGTGAGTGTCAGGATTGTGTGTCTGAGGCCATCGGACGGTTGAAAAGCGATTGCGGTGGGGCTGTTTATGGTGATATGTTCTTGGCTAAGTGTTATGCAAGGTACCAGACTGGTAATGCACACAGTATTTACTCCAAGGCTCATCATG ATAAATCGACTACTGACGGTGAGAAGACATTCGCAATAATAATTGGATTATTAACCGGAGTGGCTCTACTCATTATTTTCCTTACATTCATAAGAAAGGTGTTCGAGGGACCAG gtaaataa
- the LOC126714086 gene encoding phenolic glucoside malonyltransferase 1-like, which produces MATHNSLKIVEVYRVVPLPNSQDTTTPKSLPLTFFDVLWLRFAPVQRVFFYETSISITTFWDSVLPKLKHSLSLTLQHFLPLAGTLIWPPESKPIINYKEGDAVSFTVAESNANFYNLSGNNFVQAVEYHPLVPDLATSHERAKVLALQVTMFPNYGFCIGITAHHAVLDGKSSTMFMKSWAHLCKLGGNALSLVPELTPSFDRMVIKDPAGLEANFLNQWLNLDGPHNKSLKLWELTTPLDLVRGTFELTCTKLEKLRQSIKSILEENNNQEQALRLSRLTLTCAYTWVCLVKAEGLRDTNLHLFINADARPRLEPPMPASYFGNCVTGHLAVAERNDLLGEKGLAVAIKAITEAIRSLDYGVLSDAENRLSQLLTIKKGEVAHRIAGIAGSPRFELYNTDFGWGKPTKVEMISIDKTGAIRVSESRDDARGIEIGLVLKKHEMEVFASLFAKGLEVL; this is translated from the coding sequence atgGCGACTCATAACTCACTGAAAATAGTTGAGGTTTACCGAGTGGTTCCTTTACCAAACTCACAAGATACAACCACCCCAAAGTCCCTCCCTCTCACCTTCTTTGACGTACTCTGGCTTAGGTTCGCACCGGTCCAGCGAGTTTTCTTTTATGAAACCTCTATTTCTATCACAACCTTCTGGGACTCCGTTCTTCCAAAACTCAAGCACTCACTCTCCCTCACACTCCAACACTTCCTCCCTCTTGCCGGTACCCTCATTTGGCCTCCAGAATCTAAACCCATCATCAATTACAAAGAGGGCGATGCAGTTTCATTCACTGTAGCTGAGTCCAATGCTAACTTCTACAATCTCTCAGGCAACAACTTTGTTCAAGCTGTGGAATACCATCCTCTTGTACCCGACTTGGCAACATCCCATGAACGTGCCAAAGTGTTAGCATTGCAAGTCACGATGTTCCCAAACTACGGGTTTTGCATTGGAATTACAGCACACCATGCTGTTCTTGAtggcaaaagctcaaccatgtTTATGAAATCATGGGCTCACTTGTGCAAACTTGGAGGAAATGCTTTGTCCTTGGTACCGGAGCTAACACCAAGCTTTGACAGAATGGTTATTAAGGACCCGGCTGGGCTAGAGGCAAACTTCCTGAATCAGTGGTTGAACCTAGATGGACCACACAACAAGAGCTTAAAGTTGTGGGAGCTAACAACTCCACTAGATCTGGTACGAGGTACGTTTGAGTTGACTTGTACAAAATTAGAAAAGCTCAGGCAGTCGATAAAAAGCATATTGGAAGAGAACAATAATCAAGAACAAGCACTTCGCTTATCAAGGTTAACACTAACTTGTGCCTACACATGGGTTTGCCTAGTTAAGGCAGAAGGACTAAGAGACACCaatttacatctttttattaatgCAGACGCGAGGCCTCGCTTAGAGCCTCCTATGCCTGCGAGTTATTTTGGAAACTGCGTTACCGGTCATCTTGCAGTTGCAGAGAGAAATGACTTGCTGGGAGAAAAGGGGTTGGCTGTGGCAATAAAAGCTATAACCGAAGCTATAAGAAGTTTGGATTATGGGGTACTAAGTGATGCTGAAAACCGGCTGTCACAGCTGTTAACTATAAAGAAAGGCGAAGTGGCTCATAGAATTGCTGGAATTGCCGGCTCACCTCGATTTGAGCTTTACAATACTGACTTTGGATGGGGAAAGCCAACAAAGGTAGAGATGATTTCTATAGATAAAACAGGAGCTATACGTGTTTCGGAAAGTAGAGATGATGCTAGAGGAATTGAAATTGGATTGGTTTTAAAGAAACATGAAATGGAAGTGTTTGCATCACTATTTGCCAAAGGTCTGGAAGTCCTGTAA